A window of the Chloroflexus sp. Y-396-1 genome harbors these coding sequences:
- a CDS encoding zinc ribbon domain-containing protein → MIICPSCGAPNELTNRFCDQCGRRLTEPEPAPTPVITAHDQPTALATSCPSCGAAILPGERFCSICGADLMAIPPVSTPPSEQATLIAPPSPKLVCPECGDPVLPGERFCDNCGADLKESTLPPAEAPTVIAPPAEAPTVIAPPAEAPTVIAPPAEAPTVIAPPAEAPTVIAPPAEAPTVIAPPAEAPTVIAPPAEAPTVIAPPAEAPTVIAPPTEAPTVIAPPAEAPTVIAPPAEAPTAEVPITTTPTAAVPTPATASAPSSLPTATEASSPQASAMSDIAAERARLEALLAAHRETVAQYEQMAARYPAGSVPAFITAGLDAARAELAKTEAELAALPVAPDPAEVARLEALLAAHRETVAQYEQMAARYPAGSVPAFITAGLDAAKAELAKTEAELAALTGSTPPAHTPAHPTAPTPIATPIVSPPPVTARLVLADGSEIVLPPGKSEYIIGREDPVSNIFPEIDLTPYGGELGGVSRQHAKIVHIGNQWSIVDLNSTNHTRVNGQRIEPQTPIPLSDGTRLQFGRLVATFHLS, encoded by the coding sequence ATGATTATCTGTCCCTCTTGCGGCGCGCCAAATGAGCTAACCAACCGCTTTTGTGATCAGTGTGGTCGACGCTTAACTGAACCTGAGCCGGCGCCAACACCGGTGATCACGGCCCATGATCAACCCACGGCCCTCGCCACGTCGTGTCCATCGTGTGGTGCTGCCATCTTACCCGGTGAGCGCTTTTGTAGCATCTGCGGCGCCGATTTGATGGCAATACCACCTGTATCAACGCCCCCTTCCGAGCAGGCAACCCTCATTGCCCCACCGTCACCAAAACTCGTGTGCCCCGAGTGCGGCGATCCAGTATTACCCGGCGAACGCTTCTGCGACAATTGCGGCGCCGATCTGAAGGAATCTACGTTACCACCTGCCGAGGCGCCGACCGTTATCGCGCCACCTGCCGAGGCGCCAACCGTTATCGCGCCACCCGCCGAGGCGCCAACCGTTATCGCGCCACCCGCCGAGGCGCCAACCGTTATCGCGCCACCCGCCGAGGCGCCGACCGTTATCGCGCCACCCGCCGAGGCGCCAACCGTTATCGCGCCACCCGCCGAGGCGCCAACCGTTATCGCGCCACCCGCCGAGGCGCCGACCGTTATCGCGCCACCCGCCGAGGCGCCGACCGTTATCGCACCGCCCACCGAGGCGCCAACTGTTATCGCGCCACCCGCCGAGGCGCCGACCGTTATCGCGCCACCCGCCGAGGCGCCGACCGCTGAGGTACCAATCACCACTACGCCGACCGCCGCAGTGCCGACACCGGCAACAGCATCTGCACCATCAAGCTTACCGACAGCAACCGAAGCGTCATCACCCCAGGCATCGGCAATGAGCGATATTGCCGCTGAGCGTGCACGGCTTGAAGCCCTGCTTGCCGCTCATCGTGAGACAGTAGCGCAATACGAACAAATGGCAGCCCGCTATCCGGCCGGGAGTGTCCCAGCCTTCATCACGGCTGGCCTTGATGCAGCACGAGCCGAGCTAGCCAAGACTGAAGCAGAGCTGGCCGCGTTACCGGTCGCTCCAGACCCAGCAGAAGTAGCGCGACTTGAAGCTCTACTTGCTGCTCATCGCGAGACAGTAGCGCAATATGAACAAATGGCAGCCCGCTATCCGGCAGGGAGTGTTCCAGCCTTCATCACGGCCGGTCTTGATGCGGCAAAAGCCGAATTGGCTAAAACTGAAGCTGAGCTGGCGGCGCTCACAGGCAGCACACCCCCAGCTCATACACCAGCGCATCCGACAGCCCCTACACCCATTGCTACACCAATAGTTTCTCCACCACCGGTTACAGCACGTCTGGTGTTAGCTGATGGCAGTGAGATTGTCTTACCTCCCGGCAAGAGCGAGTATATTATCGGACGCGAAGACCCGGTGAGTAATATCTTCCCTGAAATCGATTTGACGCCCTATGGTGGTGAACTAGGTGGTGTCAGTCGTCAGCATGCCAAGATCGTACATATCGGCAATCAGTGGAGTATCGTTGATCTAAACAGCACCAATCATACGCGCGTAAACGGACAGCGCATCGAACCACAAACCCCAATACCTCTCAGCGACGGCACCAGGCTCCAATTCGGACGTCTCGTTGCTACATTTCATCTTTCGTAA
- a CDS encoding VWA domain-containing protein, whose protein sequence is MSDAITLTCKWGRTPIPASSTPQVGYLLVEAAAPTTLAASLPLNICFVLDRSGSMQGAKLDNLKAATRQVIERLNPNDIASIVIFDDNVQTLVPATPVGDRSQFIAAVNTISEAGGTAMSLGMQAGHVELQKYLGPDRLSRMVLLTDGQTWGDEPLCRDLARTLGQSGVRIAAFGLGTEWNEQLLDDIAAASNGYADYIASPAQIGDFFQKVIQDDRATVATNTRLLLRFVRDATPRTVYRVKPIIENLGYQPTDETAVAVRLGDLVGGQTVAVLIDLVLPPRAKGRFRIAQAELHTTPVQQTGEVVIKQDILLDVADQVGPESYVPEVMNLVERVTAFKLQTKALQEAATGNVTGATQKLRAAATRLLDLGELELAEKAQQQAAALAQGQQLSSEAQKELRYATRRLTQRLEEQ, encoded by the coding sequence ATGTCTGACGCAATCACGCTTACCTGCAAGTGGGGACGCACACCAATTCCGGCCAGTTCAACCCCTCAAGTCGGATATCTGCTGGTAGAAGCGGCAGCACCTACCACATTGGCTGCCTCACTACCGTTGAACATTTGCTTTGTGCTCGACCGTTCAGGTTCGATGCAGGGAGCAAAACTTGACAATCTGAAAGCAGCAACTCGCCAGGTCATCGAACGACTGAACCCAAACGACATCGCATCCATTGTTATCTTCGACGACAATGTGCAAACGCTAGTGCCGGCCACACCGGTTGGTGATCGTTCGCAATTCATAGCGGCAGTTAATACGATCAGTGAAGCCGGTGGAACGGCGATGTCTCTTGGGATGCAAGCTGGTCATGTTGAACTGCAAAAATACCTCGGTCCTGATCGCCTTAGCCGAATGGTCCTCTTGACCGATGGGCAAACGTGGGGTGACGAACCACTATGTCGTGATCTTGCACGCACGTTGGGACAGTCGGGAGTTCGTATTGCCGCGTTCGGCCTAGGCACTGAGTGGAATGAGCAGTTGCTCGACGATATTGCAGCCGCCAGTAACGGGTATGCTGATTATATTGCCTCGCCCGCGCAGATTGGAGATTTCTTTCAAAAAGTTATTCAAGATGATCGAGCAACGGTTGCCACCAATACCAGACTGTTATTACGATTTGTACGTGACGCAACACCGCGTACTGTCTACCGGGTAAAGCCAATTATCGAAAACCTCGGCTATCAACCAACTGATGAGACAGCAGTTGCTGTACGTCTCGGCGACCTGGTTGGCGGACAAACCGTAGCAGTACTCATCGATCTTGTGTTACCCCCACGGGCAAAAGGTCGTTTCCGGATTGCACAGGCTGAATTGCATACTACCCCAGTTCAGCAAACCGGTGAAGTGGTGATCAAGCAAGATATCCTGCTTGACGTGGCAGATCAGGTAGGGCCAGAGAGTTATGTTCCAGAGGTGATGAATCTAGTTGAGCGGGTCACAGCTTTCAAATTGCAAACCAAGGCGTTGCAGGAAGCCGCAACCGGAAACGTGACCGGTGCAACCCAAAAGCTGCGAGCTGCGGCCACTCGCCTGCTCGATTTGGGCGAACTAGAGTTGGCAGAGAAGGCGCAGCAGCAAGCCGCAGCACTTGCGCAAGGGCAACAGCTTAGCTCGGAAGCGCAGAAAGAGTTACGCTACGCAACACGTCGCCTTACCCAACGTTTAGAAGAACAGTAA
- a CDS encoding serine/threonine-protein kinase yields the protein MRCPQCGANVHDEIIFCPECGTRLRSQTSATDTPPLMVLQGRYELRRRLGAGGMGSVYLATDRRLSTALWAVKEMSDAAITSPIERQQAQMAFQQEAELLAKLNHPALPRVTDHFEENGRHYLVMEFVPGENLRDYVNRVGLPRPLHEVLRWTTQICEVLAYLHAQQPPIIFRDLKPTNVMITPEGKIKLVDFGIARLFKPGKERDTQAFGTPGYSAPEQYGRGQTDARSDIYSLGVLMHHLLTGHDPSTTPFRLPPVNQLNPSVPPYIAAAIARATDNDPSRRFANVIELQQALLGSGQLVNVQPQAQPNLAAAIAARDGTANPGPVVVQASTGMATAGLWIGITGDVLMIIAIALTSLTISDPDNVMAALGVIIALGALMFAFIGGLLSLIALVSPNTAQTRHGRRDAAIGFATSSGAFLLCCILSLIIVEIGS from the coding sequence ATGAGATGTCCACAATGTGGCGCTAATGTACATGACGAAATCATCTTCTGCCCAGAATGTGGTACCCGGCTTCGTAGTCAGACATCAGCAACAGACACACCACCGCTGATGGTCTTACAAGGACGCTACGAACTGCGCAGACGACTCGGCGCTGGGGGTATGGGATCGGTCTATCTTGCAACCGATCGGCGTCTCAGTACTGCCCTATGGGCGGTCAAAGAGATGAGCGATGCCGCGATTACCTCACCGATTGAACGGCAGCAGGCGCAAATGGCATTTCAGCAAGAGGCCGAATTGCTGGCAAAGCTGAATCACCCAGCCTTGCCGCGAGTAACCGATCACTTTGAAGAGAACGGGCGTCATTACCTGGTCATGGAGTTCGTGCCTGGTGAAAATCTGCGGGATTATGTAAACCGAGTAGGTCTACCCCGCCCACTGCATGAGGTTCTACGTTGGACGACGCAAATCTGTGAGGTTTTAGCCTACTTGCACGCCCAACAACCGCCGATCATCTTCCGTGATCTGAAGCCAACCAATGTCATGATCACACCGGAAGGCAAGATCAAACTGGTCGATTTTGGGATTGCCCGCCTTTTCAAACCGGGAAAAGAGCGTGATACCCAGGCATTTGGTACTCCTGGCTACAGCGCACCCGAACAGTACGGACGCGGTCAGACCGATGCCCGTTCCGATATTTACAGTCTCGGTGTATTGATGCACCATCTCTTGACCGGTCATGATCCGAGCACGACGCCATTTCGACTGCCACCCGTCAATCAACTGAACCCATCGGTGCCACCGTACATTGCCGCAGCAATTGCCCGCGCTACTGATAATGATCCATCACGTCGCTTTGCCAACGTGATCGAGTTGCAACAAGCGCTACTTGGCAGTGGTCAACTCGTGAATGTGCAACCCCAGGCTCAGCCAAACCTGGCAGCAGCTATCGCTGCACGAGATGGTACTGCCAATCCCGGCCCTGTTGTTGTGCAGGCCAGTACTGGCATGGCCACTGCTGGTCTCTGGATCGGAATTACTGGTGATGTCCTGATGATCATCGCAATTGCGCTTACCAGCCTTACCATCTCTGATCCTGATAATGTGATGGCTGCACTCGGCGTCATCATTGCATTAGGCGCGCTCATGTTTGCCTTTATCGGTGGTCTGCTCAGCCTGATCGCCCTGGTCAGCCCCAATACAGCACAGACAAGGCACGGACGACGTGATGCAGCCATTGGTTTTGCAACCAGCAGCGGCGCATTTCTTCTCTGTTGTATTTTGAGTCTCATCATTGTAGAGATAGGGTCATAA
- a CDS encoding Stp1/IreP family PP2C-type Ser/Thr phosphatase, translating into MEAQLPRFADRFSPTYPLSDPWPVGPLEVRDLAPWQQCWACGSTANEANESYCIDCGAALEVRTYPAFLSTRADPRGPALIPRLADPLARAMLPDVLEQCDIDEMQLTVLIDPELKPLPVPVDETTALAFGTALAQLLVSLHSVGISLGTLTIDDLGLNSVDQIALRHAHQLRLVSDNERTTAFQADLRTLADVLERLTETPRITQRLDEITPIDNDQPGESLGTILRQIRTGELPDATAVAHRLSALRDERMHPVPLLQLAGSYTDTGLVRDHNEDSLFKLTLCLENNGQRQSWGLYVVADGMGGHAAGEVASGLAIRHAARTIIDSYLQQMLSGQRLYHEAEMRSLVQQAVLEANAAIAGEGRAQANDMGSTITMALVIGDRAVIANVGDSRTYLYRDGKLQRITRDHSLVMRLVELGHLQEDDIYTHPQRNAVLRSLGDRKELQVDLFSLRLRPGDALLLCSDGQWEMTRDPLMERIIAEEADPQQASKALVEAANQAGGEDNIAVILVRLSL; encoded by the coding sequence ATGGAAGCGCAACTTCCACGCTTTGCTGATCGTTTTTCGCCTACCTATCCGTTGAGCGACCCCTGGCCGGTTGGCCCGCTAGAGGTACGTGATCTGGCACCGTGGCAACAGTGCTGGGCTTGTGGATCAACTGCTAACGAAGCCAATGAGTCGTACTGCATTGATTGTGGTGCTGCGCTCGAAGTCCGTACTTATCCGGCTTTCCTGTCAACTCGTGCTGATCCCAGAGGGCCAGCCTTGATCCCGCGCCTGGCCGATCCGCTGGCCCGCGCTATGTTGCCCGATGTATTGGAGCAGTGCGATATCGACGAGATGCAATTAACGGTTCTTATCGATCCTGAACTCAAACCACTACCTGTTCCCGTTGATGAGACGACAGCTCTCGCGTTCGGCACTGCCCTGGCACAATTGCTGGTCAGTCTTCACAGCGTCGGGATCAGCCTGGGGACATTGACGATCGATGATCTCGGTCTGAACAGCGTCGATCAGATTGCGCTCAGACATGCCCATCAGCTCAGACTGGTAAGCGATAACGAACGGACAACCGCATTCCAGGCCGATTTGCGGACACTGGCTGACGTACTTGAACGCCTAACAGAGACACCACGAATAACCCAACGCCTAGACGAGATTACTCCCATCGACAATGACCAACCAGGCGAGAGCCTAGGAACCATCCTCCGTCAGATCCGTACCGGGGAACTTCCCGACGCAACTGCTGTAGCGCATCGTTTGAGTGCACTGCGTGATGAACGGATGCATCCCGTACCATTGCTGCAACTGGCCGGCTCATATACTGATACTGGCCTGGTACGCGATCACAACGAAGACAGCCTGTTTAAACTCACTCTTTGTCTGGAGAACAATGGTCAACGACAGAGCTGGGGGTTGTATGTTGTTGCCGATGGCATGGGTGGACACGCTGCGGGTGAGGTGGCCAGTGGTCTGGCAATACGCCATGCAGCCCGCACGATTATCGATTCGTATCTGCAACAAATGTTGAGCGGTCAGCGTCTGTATCACGAGGCAGAAATGCGTTCGCTGGTACAGCAGGCTGTGCTGGAGGCAAACGCGGCAATTGCCGGTGAAGGACGCGCCCAGGCCAACGATATGGGATCAACGATCACGATGGCACTGGTGATAGGTGATCGAGCAGTCATTGCCAATGTTGGTGATAGCCGAACGTATCTGTATCGGGATGGGAAACTACAACGGATCACGAGGGATCACTCACTGGTGATGCGGTTAGTTGAGCTAGGGCATCTACAAGAAGATGACATCTACACCCATCCACAGCGAAACGCTGTTTTGCGATCACTTGGTGATCGCAAAGAACTACAAGTCGATCTCTTTAGCTTACGGCTGCGCCCTGGCGACGCCCTGTTACTTTGTTCGGATGGTCAATGGGAAATGACTCGTGATCCGCTGATGGAACGAATCATTGCCGAAGAAGCCGATCCCCAACAGGCGAGTAAGGCTTTGGTAGAAGCGGCAAACCAGGCTGGTGGTGAAGACAATATTGCAGTGATTCTGGTGAGACTGAGTCTATGA
- a CDS encoding protein phosphatase 2C domain-containing protein, producing the protein MTTHVQGQCRVCGKTVGATQQVCPYCGALLIPLPEQVIVTGERQLTLTGDTMSIRDLMIIVEAGIAFWRRQYEDSTGVAREQAGQALRELSQILASLAHQIGQGRETIRITTRLPAQRQYPLACPLCGRGNRAGARFCVSCGSSLSAPWQISSPLPPLKTRIAVRSHVGQVRSTNEDTVYAGMFSLGEQQPFAALLLVADGMGGAAAGEVASQLASETIKIFLQQTLNETLPDTDEQWLACLQGAIQAAHERIVAAARADPRRAGMGTTATLALITHRHAYLAHVGDSRAYLITPGTGDEAPVYIQLTTDHTIVARLVDIGQLSPEAARTHLQRHILYRSLGADQPLVIDTRVQPLAAGDVLLICSDGLYNHVTDEELARLALADEPIQAASALIDLANQRGGHDNISVALARIETAPTM; encoded by the coding sequence GTGACAACGCACGTTCAAGGGCAATGCAGGGTTTGCGGAAAAACGGTTGGGGCAACCCAGCAGGTATGCCCGTATTGTGGCGCTCTTCTGATACCGTTGCCTGAACAGGTGATCGTGACCGGTGAACGACAGCTAACGCTCACCGGTGACACGATGAGCATTCGCGATCTGATGATTATTGTCGAGGCCGGGATCGCTTTCTGGCGTCGGCAGTACGAAGACTCTACCGGTGTAGCGCGTGAACAGGCTGGGCAAGCATTAAGAGAACTATCCCAGATTCTCGCCAGTCTGGCCCACCAGATCGGTCAGGGACGGGAAACGATTCGCATTACCACTCGTTTGCCAGCTCAACGACAATACCCGCTCGCGTGTCCACTGTGCGGACGCGGGAATCGAGCAGGAGCCCGCTTTTGTGTCTCGTGTGGTTCGTCGCTTTCCGCTCCGTGGCAGATAAGCTCACCACTCCCCCCGCTGAAAACCAGAATTGCGGTGCGCAGTCATGTTGGTCAGGTGCGAAGCACCAACGAAGATACCGTTTACGCGGGGATGTTCAGTCTCGGTGAGCAACAGCCATTCGCAGCCTTACTCCTAGTGGCTGACGGAATGGGAGGAGCTGCGGCTGGTGAAGTTGCATCACAACTGGCAAGCGAGACGATTAAGATATTTTTGCAGCAAACGCTCAACGAAACCTTGCCAGACACCGATGAACAATGGTTAGCATGCTTGCAAGGCGCGATTCAGGCGGCGCACGAACGCATTGTAGCTGCGGCTCGCGCCGATCCCCGTCGGGCCGGGATGGGAACAACGGCGACGTTAGCGCTGATTACACACCGCCATGCGTACCTTGCCCACGTTGGTGATAGTCGTGCATACCTGATCACACCTGGCACCGGCGATGAAGCACCAGTGTATATCCAATTAACCACCGACCACACCATTGTTGCCCGTCTGGTCGATATTGGGCAGCTTAGTCCAGAAGCTGCGCGTACTCATCTGCAACGACACATCCTTTACCGTTCACTAGGTGCCGATCAACCGCTGGTAATCGATACCCGTGTCCAACCACTGGCTGCGGGTGATGTCTTATTGATTTGCTCTGATGGCTTGTACAACCACGTAACCGACGAAGAATTGGCGCGACTGGCCCTTGCCGACGAGCCGATCCAGGCGGCAAGTGCGTTGATCGACTTAGCCAATCAACGTGGTGGACACGATAACATCTCAGTTGCCCTGGCACGCATCGAGACTGCGCCAACAATGTAG
- a CDS encoding FHA domain-containing protein: protein MLVAPVKPSICPFCQTPLARIDARFCPSCGRSLATSTASSTMMINSGPVLHITEPSSTRDVVLGAQPLTLGRAPDNDIVLQSRFVSGRHARIEPVGHGHRIVDVGSRNGLLFAGRRITERELADGDVLRIGDPATGNFVSLTYHNPALAKTPALHEAPSRFPLDPNDPEITIGRVGCDIILDNPQVSRFHAQIDRAPGGTVVLRDMGSTNGTFVNGQRVTAPVVLKPGDVIQIGAFKLVYNITSLDRYDQRGALRIDARNLSRVVARNGVQRVILHDVSLSIAPREFVAIVGGSGTGKSTLMKALCGYAPADQGQVLVNGDNFYRNFGAYRSVLGYVPQDDILHRSLPVQRALEYAARLRLPADTTDQEVAARIDRVLEDVEMTAHRDKPIDALSGGQRKRVSIGAELLADPSLFFLDEPTSGLDPGLEKKMMYTLRRLADSGRTVILVTHATANITQCDHVIFMAGNGRMVFFGPPDDALRFFQVTSGDFADIYTKIEGIASPEHPVVRQDVRAEYEAWQAAHPQAASPPTLAELWEIRYRQSPFYQQYVVNRLAAAPVGPHITSNSAGQTRQRISAWRQFRLLSQRYFDLMLQDRRNLMILLLQAPIIALLLMLVARSDALTGVQAQDLIQRGEAKKVLFMLAIVSVWFGIINAAREITKEQAVYRRERLVNLQIAPYLLSKVAVLSLLILIQTIVLLGMVLLKVSFPAETGILLPTLVETFITLLLSAGAGMALGLAISAVSATPDRAISLVPFALIPQILFAGLIFTIEGLATPLSWLTISRWSMDALGASLDLNRLCHLPNTDDKGSIPPGCTPGFLETEAAFSHDPLHLVGRWVILVSYAVVCLFIAGWMLRRRDRRV from the coding sequence ATGCTTGTGGCGCCCGTAAAGCCCTCAATATGCCCGTTTTGTCAGACCCCTCTCGCTCGTATAGATGCTCGCTTTTGTCCATCTTGTGGTCGCTCACTCGCGACCTCAACCGCTTCGTCTACGATGATGATAAACAGTGGCCCAGTGTTGCACATTACCGAGCCGAGCAGTACTCGCGATGTTGTGTTGGGAGCGCAACCACTTACGCTCGGTCGGGCGCCTGATAACGATATTGTACTGCAATCTCGCTTCGTCAGCGGGCGTCACGCCCGTATTGAGCCTGTCGGCCATGGGCACCGTATCGTTGATGTCGGCAGCCGGAATGGCTTACTATTTGCCGGGCGACGAATCACCGAGCGCGAACTGGCTGATGGTGACGTGTTACGCATCGGCGATCCGGCAACCGGTAATTTTGTCTCACTGACCTATCATAATCCAGCGTTGGCAAAAACACCTGCCCTCCACGAGGCGCCGAGTCGGTTTCCACTCGATCCAAACGATCCTGAAATTACGATAGGTCGCGTGGGCTGTGACATCATTCTCGATAATCCGCAGGTCTCACGTTTCCATGCGCAGATTGATCGTGCCCCTGGTGGTACTGTCGTCTTGCGCGATATGGGCAGTACCAACGGCACGTTTGTCAACGGTCAGCGGGTTACTGCACCGGTTGTGCTCAAGCCGGGTGATGTAATACAGATTGGTGCCTTCAAGCTTGTATACAACATTACCAGTCTTGATCGCTACGATCAGCGCGGTGCGCTGCGGATCGATGCGCGCAACCTATCACGGGTTGTGGCACGCAATGGTGTGCAGCGCGTCATTCTGCATGATGTCTCGCTGTCGATAGCGCCACGGGAGTTTGTGGCAATTGTTGGTGGTTCAGGTACCGGCAAGAGTACGCTTATGAAGGCACTGTGCGGCTATGCTCCGGCGGATCAGGGGCAAGTGCTGGTCAACGGCGACAATTTCTACCGCAATTTTGGCGCCTACCGCTCGGTATTGGGCTACGTGCCGCAAGATGATATTCTGCATCGCTCGCTACCGGTGCAACGGGCGCTTGAATATGCGGCGCGTCTCCGTTTACCGGCTGACACCACCGACCAGGAAGTCGCAGCCCGGATCGACCGGGTGCTCGAAGATGTTGAGATGACCGCCCATCGTGACAAACCGATTGATGCACTATCGGGCGGGCAACGGAAACGGGTGAGTATTGGCGCCGAATTACTGGCCGATCCGAGCCTCTTCTTCCTCGATGAACCAACTAGTGGACTCGACCCTGGGCTGGAAAAGAAGATGATGTATACCCTGCGCCGACTAGCCGACAGCGGACGGACAGTGATCCTGGTTACCCATGCTACGGCAAACATCACTCAATGCGATCATGTCATCTTTATGGCCGGTAATGGGCGGATGGTCTTCTTCGGCCCGCCCGATGATGCACTCCGCTTTTTTCAGGTCACGAGTGGCGATTTTGCCGACATCTATACTAAAATCGAAGGGATTGCTTCACCTGAGCATCCGGTGGTGCGGCAGGATGTACGGGCTGAATATGAAGCCTGGCAGGCTGCCCATCCGCAGGCAGCTTCACCGCCGACACTGGCCGAGCTATGGGAAATACGTTACCGTCAGTCGCCATTTTACCAACAGTATGTCGTAAATCGGCTTGCAGCCGCACCGGTTGGCCCGCACATCACGAGTAATAGTGCAGGCCAGACCAGGCAACGCATTTCCGCATGGCGGCAATTTCGTCTGCTCAGCCAGCGCTACTTCGATCTAATGCTGCAAGATCGCCGCAATCTTATGATCTTATTGTTGCAGGCGCCTATCATCGCCTTGCTCCTTATGCTCGTAGCACGGAGTGATGCCCTCACCGGCGTACAGGCGCAAGACCTGATTCAGCGTGGCGAAGCGAAAAAGGTGCTCTTCATGCTGGCAATCGTGAGTGTCTGGTTTGGGATCATTAATGCCGCCCGTGAAATAACAAAGGAGCAGGCGGTCTATCGGCGTGAACGCCTGGTCAACTTGCAGATTGCACCGTATCTCCTCTCTAAGGTGGCCGTGCTCAGTCTGCTCATTTTGATCCAAACGATTGTGTTGTTGGGGATGGTCTTGCTGAAAGTGTCGTTCCCTGCGGAAACCGGTATCTTGCTACCGACACTCGTCGAAACCTTCATCACCCTACTTCTTTCGGCAGGGGCCGGGATGGCGCTCGGTCTGGCAATCAGTGCGGTATCGGCAACTCCTGATCGGGCGATCAGTCTGGTGCCCTTTGCCCTGATTCCCCAGATTCTGTTTGCCGGTTTGATCTTTACTATTGAGGGCCTTGCAACCCCACTCTCGTGGCTTACGATCAGTCGCTGGTCGATGGATGCACTCGGCGCCAGCCTTGATCTGAACCGTCTCTGTCATTTGCCCAACACCGATGATAAGGGAAGCATTCCACCCGGTTGTACGCCTGGCTTTCTCGAAACCGAAGCTGCCTTTAGCCATGACCCACTCCATTTGGTGGGAAGGTGGGTTATCCTGGTGAGTTATGCCGTCGTCTGTTTGTTCATCGCCGGATGGATGTTACGGCGGCGTGATCGGCGGGTATAA
- a CDS encoding helix-turn-helix domain-containing protein, which yields MSLGQKIGRLRQERGLTLQEVAEGSGLTPSFLSRLERDKVNISVANLRKLAQFFSVQMTHFFEGEDDQQVGQVVRVADRVRLSLDDAPVQVFSLLPPNSDLDARLIEAYPGSSQQGFSSRGSQMVHILSGRVRYTLGEEQYELDAGDTLFFRDDTAYSWTNIGHSIATILTVSTLNSRDDR from the coding sequence ATGTCACTCGGACAAAAAATAGGGCGGTTACGTCAGGAACGAGGATTGACCTTGCAAGAAGTGGCCGAGGGTTCTGGCCTGACACCATCGTTTCTGAGCCGTCTTGAACGCGATAAAGTGAATATCTCGGTAGCAAATCTGCGCAAGTTGGCGCAATTTTTTAGTGTCCAAATGACTCATTTCTTTGAGGGCGAAGATGACCAGCAGGTCGGTCAAGTCGTGCGGGTAGCTGACCGGGTTCGCCTCTCGCTCGATGATGCACCGGTACAGGTCTTTTCGCTCTTACCTCCCAACAGCGATCTCGATGCGCGCCTGATCGAAGCCTACCCTGGAAGTAGTCAACAAGGCTTTTCTTCACGGGGAAGCCAGATGGTTCATATTCTGAGCGGTCGTGTGCGCTATACGCTTGGGGAAGAGCAGTATGAACTCGATGCCGGTGATACGCTCTTCTTTCGTGATGATACGGCGTATAGCTGGACAAATATCGGTCATTCAATTGCCACGATTCTCACGGTCAGTACCCTTAATTCACGGGATGATCGTTGA